Proteins from a genomic interval of Methanofollis formosanus:
- a CDS encoding tetratricopeptide repeat protein, which translates to MEITVARTFFWEHIWATLQEETDADPEESALLHLFLIRRRRDIGFAAHVATEAFSDEAAKTKFREALSRALAEETPDLTGKDRTDYFWHRYIERLEEGDLRGARLIETVLAAGVGTDDGYLAPPVPAGTSPGVRSWTQQEKAIVTRLARWSDLYFEAPFFTDFPATQIIPAELETASFTFVTLGELLGGAIPPGSAESFEKFVENAAASIALFWFTGMKREEQIALLNTAYPFSIEEETLDAFVDLFDDYETLLEDATDLVRRGFGEEARTVYAYIILHARNPIHRHAAYTNLAVLFREEHESGRAVECAERALAVLEAEADPDPYRLGLARKDVGETNFLDGNIEKAETAIASAIRTAEDLAPAQAAPLLWAVASSLRRTGQFEDEYAVLTGILDLEVTGEAMDAAMERLFSMDQYARPDGTFDRKGLLDVERRRRYLDHFGKGAALLQTFQFDRAIACFEAALALSRDTDLLRNTGIAHRLYGSPTKARALLEEVLEACPDDLYARVHLGLLIGGDEGRDLISAAMEEAVGQGADLALVLYPVVQHAAARPEDGIIAEIERYADLPAQEGKRSLFYLGAGTALADLGFKKEANTCYRRALKANPPAAVRARVLRNMGVLAAEQGEDERAAALLGQAIQAAPEDPTIWHRLARVRAALGDPDGAADAAREAARLAPTDESYQQEKALKAAKNEVPPPSLEDTIASELIDAGERLIEHQAGVPTALRAYAAAAARLGLDPGEPIGEGDALSERARLFTLIRGA; encoded by the coding sequence ATGGAGATCACCGTTGCACGCACCTTCTTCTGGGAACATATCTGGGCGACCCTCCAGGAAGAGACCGACGCCGACCCTGAGGAGTCGGCGCTCCTTCACCTCTTTCTGATCAGACGGAGACGCGACATCGGTTTCGCCGCCCATGTCGCCACCGAAGCGTTCTCGGACGAAGCCGCTAAGACAAAGTTCAGAGAGGCCCTTTCCAGAGCGCTCGCCGAAGAAACCCCCGACCTCACCGGGAAAGATCGGACCGATTATTTCTGGCACCGATATATCGAGAGACTCGAAGAAGGAGACCTCCGCGGCGCACGGCTGATCGAGACTGTCCTGGCCGCAGGTGTCGGGACCGACGACGGATATCTCGCGCCCCCGGTCCCGGCAGGGACATCGCCGGGCGTGCGAAGCTGGACACAGCAGGAGAAGGCGATCGTGACCCGCCTGGCCAGGTGGTCAGACCTTTACTTCGAGGCCCCGTTCTTCACCGACTTTCCGGCGACCCAGATCATCCCGGCCGAACTCGAAACCGCCTCGTTCACCTTCGTCACCCTCGGCGAACTGCTCGGAGGCGCGATCCCGCCGGGCAGTGCGGAGTCGTTCGAGAAATTTGTCGAGAACGCAGCGGCGAGCATCGCTCTCTTCTGGTTCACCGGGATGAAGAGGGAGGAGCAGATCGCCCTGCTCAATACCGCATACCCCTTCTCTATCGAGGAAGAGACCCTCGATGCCTTCGTCGATCTCTTCGACGACTACGAGACGCTCCTCGAGGACGCCACCGACCTGGTCAGGCGCGGGTTCGGCGAGGAGGCCAGGACCGTCTATGCTTATATCATCCTCCACGCCCGGAACCCGATCCACCGGCACGCCGCCTACACGAACCTGGCCGTCCTCTTCAGAGAAGAGCACGAGAGCGGCAGGGCGGTCGAATGTGCGGAGCGAGCCCTCGCCGTCCTTGAGGCTGAGGCGGACCCCGACCCCTATCGTCTCGGCCTCGCCAGGAAAGATGTCGGTGAGACCAATTTCCTCGACGGCAACATCGAGAAGGCCGAAACCGCTATTGCTTCAGCGATCCGGACGGCCGAAGACCTCGCGCCGGCACAGGCCGCCCCCCTCCTCTGGGCGGTCGCCTCATCCCTCAGGCGGACCGGGCAGTTCGAGGATGAGTACGCCGTTTTGACCGGGATCCTGGACCTCGAAGTGACCGGCGAGGCCATGGACGCCGCCATGGAGAGACTCTTCTCGATGGACCAGTACGCCAGGCCCGACGGCACCTTCGACCGAAAAGGGTTGCTCGACGTTGAACGGCGGCGCAGATATCTCGATCATTTCGGGAAGGGCGCCGCGCTCCTCCAGACCTTCCAGTTCGACCGGGCGATCGCGTGCTTCGAAGCGGCGCTCGCCCTTTCCAGGGACACCGACCTCCTCAGGAACACCGGGATCGCCCATCGCCTCTATGGTTCGCCCACGAAGGCCCGCGCCCTCCTGGAGGAAGTGCTCGAGGCTTGCCCGGACGACCTCTACGCCCGCGTCCACCTCGGACTTCTCATCGGCGGGGACGAAGGGAGGGATCTGATCAGCGCGGCGATGGAGGAGGCCGTCGGGCAGGGCGCCGACCTCGCGCTGGTGCTGTACCCGGTGGTGCAGCACGCCGCCGCACGACCGGAGGACGGGATCATCGCCGAGATCGAGCGGTACGCCGACCTCCCGGCACAGGAGGGAAAACGCAGTCTCTTCTACCTGGGGGCCGGCACCGCTCTCGCCGACCTGGGCTTCAAGAAAGAGGCAAACACCTGCTACCGCCGGGCCCTGAAAGCAAACCCGCCCGCGGCGGTGCGGGCGCGAGTGCTCAGGAACATGGGTGTCCTGGCCGCCGAGCAGGGTGAGGATGAACGCGCCGCCGCGCTCCTCGGACAGGCCATCCAGGCCGCCCCGGAAGACCCGACGATCTGGCACCGCCTCGCCCGCGTCAGGGCGGCCCTCGGCGATCCAGATGGGGCGGCCGACGCAGCGCGCGAGGCCGCACGCCTTGCTCCGACAGACGAGAGCTATCAACAGGAGAAGGCACTGAAGGCCGCGAAAAATGAGGTTCCGCCCCCCTCGCTGGAGGATACGATCGCTTCAGAACTCATCGACGCCGGCGAACGTCTTATCGAGCACCAGGCAGGAGTGCCGACGGCGCTCAGGGCCTATGCGGCCGCCGCCGCCCGACTCGGCCTCGACCCGGGTGAACCGATCGGCGAAGGGGATGCCCTCTCAGAGCGGGCGAGACTCTTCACGCTGATCAGAGGAGCCTGA
- a CDS encoding PAS domain S-box protein, which translates to MAGHNALPPTKPISSGRWQIKYGMNPYPEEISRILDRLKANPRGMSVSDLSRDLGVNRNTVSRYLDMLLIAGEVEMRTYGKAKVFYLSQRVPLSAVINLSADGVFVLNDRLTVVQVNDRVLEVVQASRDEVVGKPLGESRLSAFDHPLIRGRIEAALEGQDVVEEVRLLKADGELFFRMKILSTVFNDGSPGITILLEDITEQKRSEEALREGEAKFRALVEDINDIIWNIDEAWAFVYVSPKSFDLLGYAPEEIEGHHIMDFVPPAEHEKVQHRLEEAIGSEKPFSLVSIPMTHRNGNRIVFEASGTPNFDEIGSFAGYRMVARDVTGRQQAERRVRGWKSFLHSIVQNIPDMVFVKEVGSGTYVFFNRAAEAFAGGCSEDLAGKRDEEIFPPDLVPFMCCGEDEVRRQMAPYDCPETAVTLREGEKHYLQAKKIPITGEDGGLKYILSIICDITTHVRADLLLREQRDLALALGSATGLGEALSLCLQTSLRVSGMEAGAVFSVDETTGDIVLVSASGLSEKFSAVMARIPAGPTVRRLLEGGVLSCPGAVLAAADPALSPFADEALAVVATRSILYPDRPVALLIVASRRQAAVPAYATHALETVGAQVSNVIGRIRARERVRMERDRAERYLDVAGVMIAVIGTDGTIERMNRMGCRILGYREADLVDRNWFATLVPASLREKYEGNFRRLMEGTVVPPEEETTPVVTRDGREVAVLWHNAIVRDENGCITGLVSSGSVTGP; encoded by the coding sequence ATGGCTGGACACAATGCCCTCCCACCAACGAAACCGATAAGTAGTGGCCGGTGGCAGATTAAATACGGCATGAACCCCTATCCTGAAGAGATCTCCCGGATCCTGGACCGACTGAAGGCAAATCCGCGTGGCATGTCGGTCAGCGATCTCTCACGGGACCTCGGGGTCAATAGAAACACCGTCTCCCGGTACCTTGATATGCTCCTCATCGCCGGCGAGGTTGAGATGCGCACCTATGGCAAGGCCAAGGTCTTTTATCTCTCCCAGCGCGTCCCCCTCTCGGCGGTGATCAACCTCTCCGCGGACGGCGTCTTCGTCCTCAACGACCGGCTCACCGTCGTCCAGGTCAACGACCGTGTTCTTGAGGTCGTTCAGGCCAGCCGGGACGAAGTGGTCGGAAAACCGCTGGGTGAATCCCGTCTCTCGGCCTTCGACCATCCCCTGATCAGAGGGCGTATCGAGGCCGCCCTCGAAGGCCAGGACGTCGTTGAGGAGGTCAGACTGCTCAAGGCCGACGGCGAACTTTTCTTCAGGATGAAGATCCTCTCGACCGTCTTCAATGACGGGAGTCCCGGGATCACCATTCTTCTCGAAGACATCACCGAGCAGAAACGTTCGGAAGAGGCGCTCAGGGAAGGAGAAGCAAAGTTCAGGGCTCTTGTCGAGGACATCAACGACATCATCTGGAACATTGACGAGGCATGGGCCTTCGTCTATGTCAGTCCGAAGAGTTTTGACCTCCTCGGCTACGCCCCGGAAGAGATCGAGGGGCATCATATCATGGACTTCGTCCCCCCGGCAGAGCATGAGAAGGTGCAGCACCGTCTCGAAGAAGCGATCGGATCGGAGAAGCCCTTCTCCCTCGTCTCGATCCCGATGACCCACCGGAACGGGAACAGGATCGTCTTTGAAGCGAGCGGGACGCCGAACTTCGACGAGATCGGATCGTTTGCCGGGTACCGGATGGTCGCCAGGGACGTCACCGGCCGGCAGCAGGCAGAGCGGCGGGTCAGGGGATGGAAGTCGTTTCTCCATTCGATCGTTCAGAACATCCCAGACATGGTCTTTGTCAAAGAGGTCGGAAGCGGGACCTATGTCTTCTTCAACCGGGCGGCCGAGGCATTTGCCGGCGGGTGCTCGGAAGACCTCGCCGGTAAGAGGGACGAGGAAATCTTCCCGCCCGACCTTGTTCCCTTCATGTGCTGCGGCGAGGACGAGGTGCGGAGGCAGATGGCCCCGTACGACTGTCCGGAGACGGCGGTCACCCTGCGAGAAGGGGAAAAACACTACCTTCAAGCCAAGAAGATCCCGATCACGGGCGAGGACGGCGGGCTGAAATATATCCTCTCCATCATCTGTGACATCACCACCCATGTCAGGGCCGACCTTCTCCTGCGCGAACAGCGCGACCTTGCCCTGGCCCTTGGTTCGGCGACCGGTCTCGGGGAAGCGCTCTCTCTCTGTCTCCAGACCTCGCTCCGCGTATCAGGGATGGAAGCCGGTGCGGTTTTTTCGGTCGACGAAACGACTGGGGATATTGTTCTTGTCAGTGCATCCGGCCTCTCTGAAAAATTCTCTGCAGTGATGGCCAGGATCCCCGCGGGCCCGACGGTGCGCCGTCTCCTCGAGGGCGGGGTGCTCTCCTGTCCCGGTGCGGTGCTGGCGGCGGCCGACCCGGCACTTTCCCCCTTTGCAGACGAGGCGCTTGCCGTCGTCGCGACCAGATCGATCCTGTACCCTGACCGCCCGGTGGCGCTTCTCATCGTGGCGTCCCGTCGCCAGGCGGCGGTCCCGGCCTATGCCACCCATGCCCTCGAGACGGTGGGTGCCCAGGTGAGCAATGTGATCGGGCGCATCCGCGCGCGGGAACGGGTCAGGATGGAACGGGACCGGGCCGAGCGGTACCTCGATGTGGCCGGGGTGATGATCGCCGTGATCGGGACCGACGGGACGATCGAACGGATGAACCGGATGGGGTGCCGGATCCTCGGGTACCGCGAGGCCGACCTTGTGGACAGGAACTGGTTTGCGACCCTGGTCCCGGCATCCCTGCGCGAGAAGTATGAAGGGAACTTCAGGCGGTTGATGGAAGGGACGGTCGTCCCGCCCGAGGAAGAGACCACACCGGTCGTCACCAGGGACGGACGGGAGGTGGCGGTCCTCTGGCACAACGCCATTGTGCGGGACGAAAACGGGTGCATCACCGGCCTCGTCTCCTCCGGCAGTGTCACCGGCCCGTAA
- a CDS encoding small ribosomal subunit Rsm22 family protein: protein MTRPSDPLLLSPEEARKQEVFFSAPRVPRRLERLIEEHIGRKTGKAWDDRVVLDRIRAAVIAQKGQYWARGRHRQISYEKGYDVLAYLAYHFPVYLVQTDLLLHRLVTEGLVPRHLRVLDVGCGPGVVSAAVVDYFGRLEGATAEVTGLDRSEENLEAYAAIVGPYAGHKGVVSINEPVLADLCHPPEDTLAGPFDLIVFSNVLNELRDVGPEEKAALVAGYARLLSAGGSILIVEPAEKETSTGLREVQRALVESGMTVYAPCTYLWGAPCQPERCWTFESGPEIKPPRLMEALAAGKEGYRFRNTDIKVSYAVLRTDGLTRWGALERPAKTARLGALSSHVGRQVNLCAARMSGEIGDEKRHVVKVCDGTTKKPVYAVLPEYARNKGNESLLAAAYGAPLLFTNAKVKYNKEADTYSVIVGKKTTVTLLDGGEES, encoded by the coding sequence ATGACGCGACCCTCTGACCCGCTTCTCCTTTCTCCTGAGGAAGCCAGGAAACAGGAGGTCTTTTTTTCGGCTCCACGGGTGCCGAGACGGCTGGAACGGTTGATCGAAGAGCACATCGGCAGAAAAACCGGGAAGGCCTGGGACGACAGGGTCGTCCTCGATCGGATCCGGGCGGCGGTCATCGCCCAGAAAGGGCAGTACTGGGCCCGGGGCCGCCACCGACAGATTTCGTACGAGAAGGGCTACGACGTCCTCGCCTATCTGGCCTATCACTTCCCGGTTTACCTGGTCCAGACCGACCTCCTCCTCCACCGCCTCGTGACCGAAGGGCTTGTGCCCCGCCATCTGCGGGTGCTCGATGTGGGGTGTGGGCCGGGCGTCGTCTCGGCCGCGGTCGTCGACTATTTCGGGAGGCTCGAAGGGGCGACCGCCGAGGTCACCGGGCTCGACCGTTCGGAGGAGAACCTCGAGGCCTACGCCGCGATCGTCGGGCCCTATGCCGGACACAAGGGGGTGGTCTCGATCAACGAACCGGTCCTGGCCGACCTCTGTCACCCGCCTGAAGACACCCTCGCCGGTCCGTTCGACCTCATCGTCTTCTCCAATGTCCTCAACGAACTCCGGGATGTCGGGCCGGAGGAGAAAGCCGCGCTGGTTGCCGGATACGCGCGCCTCCTTTCCGCCGGGGGGTCGATCCTCATCGTCGAACCCGCCGAGAAGGAGACCTCCACTGGTCTGCGCGAGGTGCAGCGCGCCCTCGTCGAGAGCGGAATGACGGTCTATGCCCCCTGCACCTATCTCTGGGGCGCCCCATGCCAGCCCGAACGCTGCTGGACCTTCGAGAGCGGCCCTGAGATCAAGCCCCCGCGACTGATGGAGGCGCTTGCCGCCGGGAAAGAGGGGTATCGGTTCAGGAACACCGACATCAAAGTCTCGTACGCCGTCCTGCGCACCGACGGCCTCACCCGCTGGGGAGCGCTGGAGAGGCCGGCCAAGACGGCCCGCCTCGGTGCGCTCTCCTCCCATGTCGGCCGGCAGGTCAACCTCTGTGCCGCCCGTATGTCGGGAGAGATCGGGGACGAGAAACGGCATGTGGTCAAGGTCTGCGACGGCACGACGAAGAAACCGGTCTATGCCGTCCTCCCCGAATATGCCAGAAACAAAGGCAACGAATCCCTTCTGGCCGCAGCATATGGGGCACCCCTCCTTTTCACCAACGCAAAGGTGAAGTACAACAAGGAGGCCGACACCTATTCGGTGATCGTCGGGAAGAAGACGACGGTCACTCTTCTGGACGGAGGTGAGGAGTCCTGA
- the budA gene encoding acetolactate decarboxylase, giving the protein MLFLVVIAVAGVFASSSFYDIFAGNGGEGETLYQVSTLSALLEGVYDGETEIGTLLERGDTGIGTLNALDGELIVLDGRAWQVRGDGSVHAVDPAVKTPYASVTSFSPDITLDLAGPFDLPALETAIMDALPSENLPCAVVVEGTFTNLTARSVDRQESPYPPLVEVTADQHVFSFDRTEGTMVGFYLPAYLEGVGVSGFHLHYLADDWNGGGHLLGCTAERVRILLDITPELDLSLPSSGQFLDIDLSGDRSGDIAAAERGR; this is encoded by the coding sequence GTGCTTTTTCTGGTGGTCATTGCGGTGGCCGGGGTCTTCGCCTCCTCCTCGTTTTATGACATCTTTGCCGGGAACGGCGGGGAGGGCGAGACGCTGTATCAGGTCTCGACCCTCAGTGCTCTCCTGGAGGGGGTGTACGACGGTGAGACCGAGATCGGCACTCTGCTGGAGAGGGGTGACACCGGGATCGGTACCCTCAACGCCCTTGACGGCGAGTTGATCGTCCTGGACGGCAGGGCCTGGCAGGTGCGCGGCGACGGGTCGGTGCATGCTGTTGATCCCGCAGTAAAAACGCCCTATGCCTCGGTCACTTCCTTCAGCCCTGACATCACCCTCGACCTGGCGGGCCCCTTCGACCTCCCGGCCCTCGAGACGGCGATCATGGATGCCCTCCCCTCGGAGAACCTCCCGTGCGCCGTGGTGGTGGAAGGCACCTTTACCAACCTCACCGCCAGGAGCGTTGACCGGCAGGAGTCCCCATACCCGCCGCTCGTCGAGGTGACGGCAGATCAACATGTCTTCTCCTTCGACCGGACCGAAGGGACGATGGTCGGGTTTTACCTCCCTGCGTATCTGGAAGGGGTGGGCGTCTCGGGGTTTCATCTCCATTATCTTGCCGATGACTGGAATGGCGGCGGCCACCTCCTCGGGTGCACGGCAGAGCGCGTCAGGATTCTGCTCGATATAACGCCGGAATTAGACCTTTCCCTGCCATCAAGCGGGCAATTCCTCGATATTGACCTTTCAGGAGACCGAAGTGGGGATATTGCGGCTGCAGAGAGGGGCAGGTAA
- a CDS encoding SLC13 family permease, translating to MKKTVGRVLGVLVFLALVFAPIDQTVLPTSARYVAAVTLLMIIWWITEAVPLEATALLPVVLFPALGVLTPTEATAPYADKVIFLFMGGFIIAMSMQRWGLHRRIALNIIKVVGTSPRRLILGFMIATAFLSMWISNTATAMMMIPIAIAIITTVIPNASTLLKDMTPEQRDFSEAIVISIAYAANIGGIATLIGTPPNGIFAAQMKALFPAAPAIDFFSWMKFGVPLVMIFIPLTWLWLTYGSYRHLPTKVAHAGDIIDHQMEDLGRMSRGERWTLMVFVLTALAWIFAKTKYIGDFTIPGLDMFFPGIHDSTIAIAGALLLFLLPVDRKKGIYTMDWEWAVKIPWGILILFGGGICLSVAFIKSGLANVIVDQLAMFGGLPIVLIVLIVGIAVSLLTEVTSNTAMASLMMPIMAVTSVSMGIHPYMLMLTVAVCTSMAFMLPVATPPNAVAYASGYIDMKDLMRSGWVLNFIGVGLWTFFIFTVVMWALGFTPALPDWATMPVK from the coding sequence ATGAAAAAAACGGTAGGAAGAGTCCTTGGGGTGCTTGTGTTTCTGGCACTCGTTTTTGCCCCCATCGACCAGACCGTGCTCCCGACGTCGGCGAGATATGTCGCCGCCGTCACGCTTCTGATGATCATCTGGTGGATCACAGAGGCCGTCCCCCTTGAAGCAACCGCCCTCCTGCCAGTGGTGCTCTTTCCTGCTCTCGGTGTTCTGACGCCGACGGAAGCGACGGCGCCTTATGCCGACAAAGTCATCTTTCTCTTTATGGGCGGTTTTATCATCGCCATGTCGATGCAGCGATGGGGTCTCCACCGCAGAATCGCCCTCAACATCATAAAAGTGGTTGGAACGAGTCCGAGACGACTGATTCTCGGGTTCATGATCGCGACTGCCTTCCTCTCGATGTGGATCTCCAACACCGCCACGGCGATGATGATGATCCCAATAGCGATCGCGATTATCACCACCGTCATCCCCAATGCCAGCACCCTTCTCAAAGACATGACTCCGGAGCAGCGGGATTTCTCTGAGGCCATCGTCATCTCCATCGCCTATGCGGCGAACATCGGCGGGATCGCCACCCTCATCGGCACCCCCCCGAACGGCATCTTCGCCGCCCAGATGAAGGCCCTCTTCCCGGCCGCGCCGGCGATCGATTTCTTCTCGTGGATGAAGTTCGGCGTTCCGTTGGTCATGATCTTCATCCCGCTCACCTGGCTCTGGCTCACCTATGGTTCGTATCGTCACCTCCCCACGAAGGTGGCCCATGCCGGTGACATCATCGACCACCAGATGGAGGATCTCGGCCGGATGAGCCGCGGCGAGAGGTGGACGCTGATGGTCTTTGTCCTCACCGCCCTTGCCTGGATCTTTGCGAAGACCAAGTATATCGGTGACTTCACCATTCCGGGTCTGGACATGTTCTTCCCCGGCATCCACGACTCGACGATCGCGATCGCGGGTGCCCTCCTCCTCTTCCTCCTCCCGGTTGATCGCAAGAAGGGGATCTATACGATGGACTGGGAGTGGGCGGTGAAGATACCCTGGGGGATCCTCATCCTCTTCGGCGGCGGCATCTGCCTCTCGGTCGCCTTCATCAAGAGCGGGCTTGCGAACGTGATCGTCGACCAGCTCGCCATGTTCGGCGGACTGCCCATCGTCCTGATCGTCCTGATCGTCGGGATCGCCGTCTCGCTCCTCACTGAAGTGACCTCCAACACGGCGATGGCCTCCCTGATGATGCCGATCATGGCGGTGACCTCGGTCTCGATGGGGATCCATCCCTACATGCTGATGCTCACCGTGGCCGTCTGTACCTCGATGGCCTTCATGCTCCCGGTCGCCACCCCGCCGAACGCCGTCGCCTATGCCTCCGGGTACATCGACATGAAGGACCTGATGCGTTCGGGCTGGGTGCTCAACTTCATCGGGGTCGGGCTCTGGACCTTCTTCATCTTCACCGTCGTGATGTGGGCTCTCGGCTTTACCCCCGCCCTCCCTGACTGGGCGACGATGCCGGTCAAATGA
- a CDS encoding winged helix-turn-helix domain-containing protein has protein sequence MHQTSLPPSSRKVLLILEDGGAMTHKDLVRSSSLAPRTVRYALKRLKENNLIIEKFNFKDARQIIYECRPQEAAEAV, from the coding sequence ATGCACCAAACCTCCCTCCCTCCTTCCTCGAGGAAGGTACTCCTGATCCTTGAGGACGGTGGTGCGATGACGCACAAGGATCTCGTCAGGAGCTCGAGCCTTGCTCCCCGGACGGTCAGGTACGCTCTGAAGAGGCTGAAGGAGAACAACCTCATCATCGAGAAGTTCAACTTCAAGGACGCCCGCCAGATCATCTACGAGTGCAGGCCTCAGGAAGCTGCTGAGGCGGTCTGA
- a CDS encoding phospholipase D-like domain-containing protein — protein MLRRAPLCLFIALALLAAPVAAVQIVEFCPDPYRAGEPDEYFVLEAAGRLDGVAVTDGEGTLTFPPGSTAGGRVTVAREATGFFLTHGRRPDYEIMNTDPDVPEVLGGGKFRLANKEDSIALLVGGTVVQEVGWPEDVKAREGQVHFLENNVWDPHPRLLGQSRFFPETFEDVTVTLFVSPDCSYEVFEKALDTADEQVEVNVYEFTHPGIAAMLGEARDRGAAVSVLLEGGPVGGIPPEEEAVAATLAAHGAGVMMMTTTPEAHAKYRFNHAKYFVVDNESVLITSENFKPSGIPEPGTRGNRGWGVWVEDREVAEYFAAVYRWDTGGGDIVPAPTDGRPGDDEGYGEYDPAFSPLTVRGARVTPVLAPETSALVTDIIAGAEERVLIEQASIRNSTAGGPNRFLAAAIDAARRGVEVRVLLDAAWFNVEGAKDNDEMAAWINEVARTEGLPLEAWCIDLDAAGLVKVHTKGVIVDNRSVLISSINWNDNSADFNREAGLIIEDPEAAGYFAAAFEADWKAGRPIPNEDRDHRPIYAAGILVVFFLLYLARRRR, from the coding sequence ATGCTGCGGCGCGCCCCCCTCTGCCTCTTCATCGCCCTGGCGCTCCTCGCGGCGCCGGTGGCGGCCGTCCAGATCGTCGAGTTCTGTCCCGACCCCTACCGCGCCGGGGAACCCGACGAGTATTTCGTCCTCGAGGCAGCGGGGAGACTCGACGGTGTCGCCGTCACCGACGGCGAAGGGACGCTCACGTTCCCGCCAGGTTCGACGGCGGGGGGTCGGGTGACGGTGGCCAGAGAGGCGACCGGATTTTTCCTGACGCACGGCCGCCGACCCGACTACGAGATCATGAACACCGACCCGGACGTCCCGGAGGTGCTCGGGGGCGGAAAGTTCAGGCTGGCCAACAAAGAGGACAGCATCGCCCTTCTCGTCGGCGGGACCGTCGTCCAGGAGGTCGGGTGGCCTGAAGATGTGAAGGCAAGGGAGGGGCAGGTCCACTTTCTGGAGAACAACGTCTGGGACCCGCACCCCCGCCTCCTGGGCCAGTCGCGGTTTTTCCCCGAGACTTTCGAGGACGTCACCGTCACTCTCTTCGTCTCCCCTGACTGCTCGTATGAGGTCTTCGAGAAGGCCCTCGACACCGCAGACGAGCAGGTCGAGGTGAATGTCTACGAGTTCACCCATCCGGGGATCGCGGCGATGCTCGGAGAGGCGAGAGACCGGGGCGCGGCGGTCTCGGTCCTGTTGGAGGGCGGACCGGTCGGCGGGATCCCGCCTGAAGAAGAGGCGGTCGCGGCGACGCTCGCCGCTCACGGGGCCGGGGTCATGATGATGACCACGACGCCCGAGGCCCACGCAAAGTACCGTTTCAACCATGCGAAGTACTTCGTCGTCGACAACGAGAGCGTCCTGATCACCTCGGAGAACTTCAAACCGAGTGGGATCCCCGAACCCGGCACACGAGGAAACCGGGGCTGGGGGGTCTGGGTGGAGGACAGAGAGGTCGCGGAGTATTTTGCCGCGGTCTACCGGTGGGACACCGGCGGGGGCGACATCGTTCCCGCGCCCACCGACGGGAGGCCTGGAGACGATGAGGGATACGGGGAGTACGACCCGGCTTTCTCCCCGCTGACCGTCAGGGGGGCGCGGGTGACGCCCGTCCTCGCCCCGGAAACGAGTGCGCTGGTCACCGATATCATCGCCGGCGCAGAGGAGCGAGTCCTCATAGAGCAGGCGTCCATCAGGAACAGCACCGCAGGCGGGCCGAACCGGTTCCTGGCCGCGGCGATCGATGCCGCGAGGCGGGGGGTGGAGGTGCGGGTGCTCCTGGACGCCGCCTGGTTCAATGTCGAAGGGGCAAAGGACAACGACGAGATGGCGGCCTGGATCAACGAGGTCGCCCGGACAGAAGGACTCCCACTCGAGGCGTGGTGCATCGACCTGGACGCCGCCGGACTGGTGAAGGTCCATACCAAGGGGGTGATCGTCGACAATCGGAGCGTGCTCATCTCAAGCATCAACTGGAACGACAACTCGGCAGACTTCAACCGGGAGGCCGGGCTCATCATCGAAGATCCCGAGGCCGCAGGGTACTTTGCCGCCGCCTTCGAGGCCGACTGGAAGGCAGGAAGACCGATACCGAATGAAGACCGGGACCACAGACCGATCTATGCGGCCGGCATCCTCGTCGTCTTCTTTCTCCTCTACCTGGCGAGGAGGAGACGCTGA
- a CDS encoding uridylate kinase, whose translation MEPPVVVKMGGSLMDRAGQVVAEILAAGRPALLVPGGGDFADAVRALDPPATPAHWMAVSAMEMYGWYLSSFGLHPTGFLAVPDRPSVLLPYTLLRARDPLPHSWEVTSDTIAAWVAGELGLPLVLVKSVDGLRKNGTVLSEVSEPYLCEEVDPFLLPYLFEHHIGATIVNGRVPGRLAALLRGERVVCTRVHPSI comes from the coding sequence ATGGAGCCACCGGTCGTCGTCAAGATGGGAGGGAGCCTGATGGACCGTGCCGGTCAGGTCGTCGCCGAGATCCTCGCCGCAGGCCGCCCGGCTCTCCTGGTGCCCGGCGGTGGGGATTTCGCCGACGCCGTCCGCGCCCTCGACCCCCCCGCCACCCCGGCCCACTGGATGGCTGTCTCGGCGATGGAGATGTACGGGTGGTACCTCTCCTCGTTCGGGCTGCACCCGACCGGATTCCTCGCGGTCCCTGACCGTCCGTCGGTCCTTCTCCCGTACACCCTCCTGCGGGCCCGAGATCCCCTTCCCCACTCCTGGGAAGTCACCTCAGATACCATCGCCGCCTGGGTCGCCGGCGAACTCGGCCTCCCTCTGGTGCTGGTCAAATCGGTCGACGGACTCAGGAAAAACGGTACCGTTCTCTCTGAAGTCAGTGAACCCTATCTCTGCGAGGAGGTCGATCCTTTCCTCCTCCCCTATCTCTTCGAGCACCATATCGGGGCGACAATCGTCAATGGCCGTGTACCCGGCCGTCTTGCTGCGCTCCTCAGAGGGGAGCGGGTGGTCTGTACCCGCGTTCATCCAAGCATTTAA
- a CDS encoding zinc finger domain-containing protein, giving the protein MEKCTSCNAPLAEDGATRFPCPKCGNEIRRCPQCREQSIGYTCAKCGFQGP; this is encoded by the coding sequence ATGGAAAAATGCACCTCATGCAATGCACCGCTCGCAGAAGACGGAGCGACCAGGTTCCCGTGCCCGAAGTGCGGGAATGAGATCAGGCGCTGTCCGCAGTGCAGGGAACAGAGCATCGGATACACCTGCGCCAAGTGCGGATTCCAGGGGCCGTGA